From Drosophila yakuba strain Tai18E2 chromosome 2L, Prin_Dyak_Tai18E2_2.1, whole genome shotgun sequence, one genomic window encodes:
- the LOC120320634 gene encoding uncharacterized protein LOC120320634 isoform X6: MHCLGFIKSIVGGSYLSGYCQYVVATKKRWNLRVKILTFCRVNSAALGIRAEIVVFHFAESGNGILFVCRCCQKKVDFKGREIDLLPGQQRRT, from the exons ATGCATTGCCTTGGATTTATAAAGAGCATCGTCGGAGGTTCGTATTTGTCA GGATATTGTCAGTATGTCGTTGCTACCAAGAAAAGGTGGAATTTAAGGGTCAAGATTTTGACCTTTTGTCGGGTCAACAGCGCCGCACTTGGAATTC gTGCCGAAATCgtcgtttttcatttcgccGAGTCGGGAAATG GGATTTTGTTTGTATGCCGTTGCTGCCAGAAAAAAGTCGATTTCAAGGGTCGCGAAATTGACCTTTTGCCGGGTCAGCAGCGGCGCACCTAG
- the LOC120320634 gene encoding uncharacterized protein LOC120320634 isoform X3: MCLVLFCLIFVLSFLLQVQFVQDFSFLSGGIWEGMHCLGFIKSIVGGSYLSGYCQYVVATKKRWNLRVKILTFCRVNSAALGIRAEIVVFHFAESGNGILFVCRCCQKKVDFKGREIDLLPGQQRRT, encoded by the exons AtgtgtttagttttgttttgtctgatttttgttttgtcttttcttttgcaggtcCAATTCGTCCaggatttttcatttttgtccgGTGGGATTTGGGAAGGAATGCATTGCCTTGGATTTATAAAGAGCATCGTCGGAGGTTCGTATTTGTCA GGATATTGTCAGTATGTCGTTGCTACCAAGAAAAGGTGGAATTTAAGGGTCAAGATTTTGACCTTTTGTCGGGTCAACAGCGCCGCACTTGGAATTC gTGCCGAAATCgtcgtttttcatttcgccGAGTCGGGAAATG GGATTTTGTTTGTATGCCGTTGCTGCCAGAAAAAAGTCGATTTCAAGGGTCGCGAAATTGACCTTTTGCCGGGTCAGCAGCGGCGCACCTAG
- the LOC120320634 gene encoding uncharacterized protein LOC120320634 isoform X5, with protein MLCLGPTLVQFVQDFSFLSGGIWEGMHCLGFIKSIVGGSYLSGYCQYVVATKKRWNLRVKILTFCRVNSAALGIRAEIVVFHFAESGNGILFVCRCCQKKVDFKGREIDLLPGQQRRT; from the exons ATGCTTTGCTTAGGGCCGACGCTC gtcCAATTCGTCCaggatttttcatttttgtccgGTGGGATTTGGGAAGGAATGCATTGCCTTGGATTTATAAAGAGCATCGTCGGAGGTTCGTATTTGTCA GGATATTGTCAGTATGTCGTTGCTACCAAGAAAAGGTGGAATTTAAGGGTCAAGATTTTGACCTTTTGTCGGGTCAACAGCGCCGCACTTGGAATTC gTGCCGAAATCgtcgtttttcatttcgccGAGTCGGGAAATG GGATTTTGTTTGTATGCCGTTGCTGCCAGAAAAAAGTCGATTTCAAGGGTCGCGAAATTGACCTTTTGCCGGGTCAGCAGCGGCGCACCTAG
- the LOC120320634 gene encoding uncharacterized protein LOC120320634 isoform X2, which produces MQKIGLGPIRPGFFIFVRWDLGRNALPWIYKEHRRRFVFVSEFVNAFSFLLLLVYFALFQGYCQYVVATKKRWNLRVKILTFCRVNSAALGIRAEIVVFHFAESGNGILFVCRCCQKKVDFKGREIDLLPGQQRRT; this is translated from the exons ATGCAGAAAATTGGATTAG gtcCAATTCGTCCaggatttttcatttttgtccgGTGGGATTTGGGAAGGAATGCATTGCCTTGGATTTATAAAGAGCATCGTCGGAGGTTCGTATTTGTCAGTGAGTTTGTAAATGCATTTagttttctgttgttgttagtttattttgctcTTTTTCAGGGATATTGTCAGTATGTCGTTGCTACCAAGAAAAGGTGGAATTTAAGGGTCAAGATTTTGACCTTTTGTCGGGTCAACAGCGCCGCACTTGGAATTC gTGCCGAAATCgtcgtttttcatttcgccGAGTCGGGAAATG GGATTTTGTTTGTATGCCGTTGCTGCCAGAAAAAAGTCGATTTCAAGGGTCGCGAAATTGACCTTTTGCCGGGTCAGCAGCGGCGCACCTAG
- the LOC120320634 gene encoding uncharacterized protein LOC120320634 isoform X1 has translation MGLVASRQMVQNEVDSRAAVLFQGPRSCCISAGVLQCVVDSRVAVPFQDPGSCCTSVGVHQCVGDSVVIALESPGSSLLWVVSPGKGGIFWTPGQDALLWADARKCPWNWMQKIGLGPIRPGFFIFVRWDLGRNALPWIYKEHRRRFVFVSEFVNAFSFLLLLVYFALFQGYCQYVVATKKRWNLRVKILTFCRVNSAALGIRAEIVVFHFAESGNGILFVCRCCQKKVDFKGREIDLLPGQQRRT, from the exons ATGGGTCTCGTCGCCAGCCGTCAAATGGTCCAAAACGAAGTGGATTCCCGCGCCGCCGTCTTATTCCAAGGTCCAAGGAGTTGCTGCATTTCAGCTGGAGTTCTTCAGTGCGTAGTGGATTCCCGCGTCGCCGTCCCATTCCAGGATCCAGGGAGTTGCTGCACTTCAGTTGGGGTTCATCAATGTGTCGGCGATAGCGTCGTCATTGCTTTGGAGTCACCAGGGTCGTCGCTTCTGTGGGTCGTCTCGCCAGGGAAAGGAGGCATCTTTTGGACGCCGGGCCAAGATGCTTTGCTTTGGGCCGACGCTCGCAAATGTCCATGGAATTGGATGCAGAAAATTGGATTAG gtcCAATTCGTCCaggatttttcatttttgtccgGTGGGATTTGGGAAGGAATGCATTGCCTTGGATTTATAAAGAGCATCGTCGGAGGTTCGTATTTGTCAGTGAGTTTGTAAATGCATTTagttttctgttgttgttagtttattttgctcTTTTTCAGGGATATTGTCAGTATGTCGTTGCTACCAAGAAAAGGTGGAATTTAAGGGTCAAGATTTTGACCTTTTGTCGGGTCAACAGCGCCGCACTTGGAATTC gTGCCGAAATCgtcgtttttcatttcgccGAGTCGGGAAATG GGATTTTGTTTGTATGCCGTTGCTGCCAGAAAAAAGTCGATTTCAAGGGTCGCGAAATTGACCTTTTGCCGGGTCAGCAGCGGCGCACCTAG
- the LOC120320634 gene encoding uncharacterized protein LOC120320634 isoform X4 → MLCLGPTLVQFVQDFSFLSGGIWEGMHCLGFIKSIVGVYFALFQGYCQYVVATKKRWNLRVKILTFCRVNSAALGIRAEIVVFHFAESGNGILFVCRCCQKKVDFKGREIDLLPGQQRRT, encoded by the exons ATGCTTTGCTTAGGGCCGACGCTC gtcCAATTCGTCCaggatttttcatttttgtccgGTGGGATTTGGGAAGGAATGCATTGCCTTGGATTTATAAAGAGCATCGTCGGAG tttattttgctcTTTTTCAGGGATATTGTCAGTATGTCGTTGCTACCAAGAAAAGGTGGAATTTAAGGGTCAAGATTTTGACCTTTTGTCGGGTCAACAGCGCCGCACTTGGAATTC gTGCCGAAATCgtcgtttttcatttcgccGAGTCGGGAAATG GGATTTTGTTTGTATGCCGTTGCTGCCAGAAAAAAGTCGATTTCAAGGGTCGCGAAATTGACCTTTTGCCGGGTCAGCAGCGGCGCACCTAG
- the LOC120320636 gene encoding uncharacterized protein LOC120320636 encodes MLCLGPTLVQFVQDFSFLSGGIWEGMHCLGFIKSIVGGILSVCRCYQEKVEFKGQDFDLLSGQQRRTWNSCRNRRFSFRRVGKWDVFSVLLLPGKKSNSGVMLLAFCQASSAALRIQKDEGAS; translated from the exons ATGCTTTGCTTAGGGCCGACGCTC gtcCAATTCGTCCaggatttttcatttttgtccgGTGGGATTTGGGAAGGAATGCATTGCCTTGGATTTATAAAGAGCATCGTCGGAG GGATATTGTCAGTATGTCGTTGCTACCAAGAAAAGGTGGAATTTAAGGGTCAAGATTTTGACCTTTTGTCGGGTCAACAGCGCCGCACTTGGAATTC gTGCCGAAATCgtcgtttttcatttcgccGAGTCGGGAAATG GGATGTTTTCAGTGTACTGTTGCTGCCGGGAAAAAAGTCGAATTCAGGGGTCAtgcttttggccttttgccaGGCCAGCAGCGCCGCGCTTAGGATTCAGAAGGACGAGGGGGCATCCTAG